The Candidatus Methylomirabilota bacterium genome includes the window CCGCCTTGACGATCTGGCCCGGCAGCATCCGGCCCACGATCTCCTGCACGCGCCGGGAGGCCGCGATCAGCCGGTCCAGGTCGATGCCGGTCTCCACCCCCATCGCCTGCAGGCAATGCACGAGGTCCTCGGTGCAGACGTTGCCGGAGGCGCCCGGCGCGAACGGGCAGCCGCCGAGGCCGCCGATGGAGCTGTCGAAGTGGGTCACGCCGCAGTCCATCGCGGCCAGGATGTTGGGGATGGCCATCGCGCGGGTATCGTGGGTGTGGAGCGTCCACTCGAGGCCGGGGGACCTCGGCATCAGGTGCTCGAGCGTCCGCGCGACCTGGCGCGGGTTGGCCATGCCGGTGGTGTCGGCGAGGCCGATGGCCCGCGCCCCGATGTCCACCAGGCGCCGGACGACGCGCTCGAGCTGGCCGAGCGGCACCTCGCCCTCGAACGGGCAGCCGAACGACGTGGAGATGCCGCAGGCCACGGGTATCCGCGCGCGCTCGGCCACCTGCATCACCGCCCGGAGCTTGTCGATCGACTCGGCGATGGTCATGTTCACATTGGCGAGGTTGTGGCTTTCGCTGGCCGACACAACCGTGTGGATCTCGTCCACGCCGGCGTCGACCGCGCGCACCGCGCCCTTGTCGTTGGGCACCAGGGCGGAGTAGCGGGTGCCGGGGCGCCGGCGGATCCGGGCCATGACCTCTTCGGCGTCGCGCAGCTGCGGCACCACCTTGGGGTGCACGAAGGAGGTCACCTCGATGCGGGGCAGGCCCGCCTCGGCGAGCAGGTTGACCGCCTCGATCTTGTGCTCGGTCGGGATGAACTCGGGCTCGATCTGGAATCCATCCCGCGGCCCCACCTCGCAGATCCTCACCCGCTCCGGCAGCTTCATGGTCTCCCCCGAGAAAGACAGATCACAATGTTGGCGGTCACTGTATCACTCCATCGACGTGTCGTAAAAGTCGGAGGCGTTGCTTGCGCGCGCTGGGGAATCGCCGTGGCGGCGGTGAGGCCCAAGCACCGGAGGAGACCTAGTGCCGTTCCAACTTGTTGATACTAAATCTGTCCACGAACGACGTACACGGTGCCTTCCTAGGCGCGAATAGTTGGAACGGCACTAGCCGGCCGAGACGGTCTGAGACCCCTCGTACGAGCGCGGCATGCCCAGCACGTGCTCGCCCACGTAGGCCAGCACGAGATTCTGGTTGACCGGCGCCGTCTTGTAGAGGCGGCGCTCGCGGAACGTGCGCACGTGCGCTCGGGGGACGCCGCGCGCGCGGCCTTGAGGATCGTGAGGGTGGTGGAGCCCAGACGCAACCAGAAACCGCTTCTCAATCGGACCCAGGCTCCATACCAGGGGATTCTTCCAGCTTGCGCGGCGCGTCTCTTCACAATTTGCTGGCCTGGATCGCCGCGCTCGTGATTTCCTGGAGGAGAGGCCATTCACGTTATGCCACACCGGTGGCTGCCCGATCACATCACCACCGCATCCCCTCTGGTCGTCGTCCTTGTCATCGCTCTGTAGGACTGAACCGTTGGACCCGCCGGCCGTCCGGCGTACGGTGACCGCGCGACAAACACCGCGGACGCTTCTGCTGCTCCTGGCCCTGGCGTCCGGGGCGGCCTCGCTCGTCTATCAGATCGTGTGGATGCGGCGGCTGGTGCTGGTCTTCGGAAGCACCACGCTGGCCACCAGTACGGTCCTCGTGGCGTTCCTCGGAGGGCTGGCCCTCGGCGCGTGGGTCTGGGGCCGGGCGGCCGACCGGCACGCCACGTGGGCGCTGGCGATCTACGGGCTGGTCGAAGCCGGGATCGGGCTCTACGCGCTCGCCAGTCCCTGGGCGTTCAAGGGGATCGAGCAGCTCTATCTGACGGCCTACCCGGGGCTTGAGAGCCGGCCCGGACTGTACGTGGGGCTGCAGTTCATGCTGAGCGCGCTGGTCATTCTGCCCCCTGCGGCGCTCATGGGTGGCACCGTGCCCTTGCTCGCGCGCGGGGTCGTAGGCCGTGGGGAGGCGGTCCAGGGAGTGGGGGCCCTCTACGGCTGGAACACGCTCGGGGCCGCTGCCGGGGCGGCCCTGGCCACGTACGGTCTGCTGCCCACCCTTGGGCTCACAGCCGCGGTCGGGGCTGCGGCGGCGGTCAATCTGCTCATCGGCGCGGGTGCGCTGCTGCTCGACGCCGGGCGGCGGCGCGCGGAGGCCCGTGATCTCGTGGCTCCGGCAGACGGGGCGTCCCTCCGGGCCGGCGCCGGAACCCCGGGCATTGGCCCCGAGGCCGGGGTGGAGGGCGCGCCCCTCGTGCTCCTGCTGCTGGGATTCGGGCTGTCGGGGCTGGCCGCCATTGGGTACGAGATCGTCTGGACGCGGCTGCTGGGGCTGGTCATGGGCTCCTCGGTGTATGCGTTCGGCACCCTGGTGGTGGTCATGCTGGCCGGACTGGGGTTGGGCAGCGCCCTCTACGGCCGGCTTCGCCTCGATCCGGCCGGTCATCTGGTGGCCTTCGGCGTCATGGAGCTGTTCCTGGGGTTGGGGGGCGCCGCGTCGCTGCTCATCGCGCCACACCTGCCCTTCTTGATGATGCGCGTCTTCCCTCTTGTTCGAGACGCCTTCGGATGGCAGATCGCCTCTCACTTCGTCCTGGCCGCGCTCATCGCGTTCCTCCCCGCCCTGCTGATGGGCGCGACGTTTCCGGCCGTGGTGGGAAGCCTGGGGGGCGCGCTGGCGCGCGTGGGCCGGGCGATCGGTACGGCCTACGGCGCCAACACGGCGGGCACGGTCGTCGGTGCCTACCTCGCCGGCTTCGTCCTCGTCCCGACCGTGGGACTGCGGGCGACCATCATCGTCGGCGTGATCGCCAACCTGATCGCGGGCGCGAGCCTGCTCCTGGTGGCCCTGCGGGGGCGCCGGCGCTGGCTGCTCCAGGCCCCCGCGCTCGCCGCGCTCGCCATCGTCGTCACGCTGCCGCCCTGGCCGCGTGAGGTCTTTGCCATCGGGACCGGCTTCTTCGCGCCGATGTTCGCCACCAGCGAAGGTCTGGCCCGGGGCGTCGCCCAGCTGCGGTTGCTCTACTACCGGGACGGCATCAATACCACGATCTCCGTCGACGAGTCCGGCGGCCATCTCGTGTACCGATCGAACGGGAAGACCGACGCCTCGACCTATCCGCGCGACATGGCCAACCAGATCATCGTCGGGCACGTGCCGATGCTCCTCCATCCCGGTCCGCGCGACGTCTTCGTGCTTGGCCTGGGGACGGGCGTGACCGCGGCAGCGGTCGCCCGCTATCCGGTGCGGCGCATTGATATTGTCGAGCTGGAGCCCGCCGGGATCGACGCCGCGCGCTTCTTTGACCGCCAGAATCGGGGGATCCTTCACGATCGACGCGTCCGGGTCATCGTCGGCGACGGCCGCAACCGGCTGCTCGCGTCGCCGGATCGCTATGACGTCGTCATCTCCGACGCCTCGGATATCTGGGTGGCGGGCGTGGGGGCGCTGTTCACCCTGGAGTTCTATCAGACCGTCCGCGCGCGGCTGAACCCCGGAGGGGTCATGGTCCAGTGGATGCACACGAACAGCCTGGCCGCGCCGGAGTTCAGGCTGCTCGTCGCCACGTTCCGCGCCGTCTTCCCGCGGATGGAGATCTGGAGCTCGGGCCTGGGCGACGTGCTCCTGGTCGGATCGATCGAGCCGGTCCCGTGGGTGTACGACCG containing:
- a CDS encoding hydroxymethylglutaryl-CoA lyase; this encodes MKLPERVRICEVGPRDGFQIEPEFIPTEHKIEAVNLLAEAGLPRIEVTSFVHPKVVPQLRDAEEVMARIRRRPGTRYSALVPNDKGAVRAVDAGVDEIHTVVSASESHNLANVNMTIAESIDKLRAVMQVAERARIPVACGISTSFGCPFEGEVPLGQLERVVRRLVDIGARAIGLADTTGMANPRQVARTLEHLMPRSPGLEWTLHTHDTRAMAIPNILAAMDCGVTHFDSSIGGLGGCPFAPGASGNVCTEDLVHCLQAMGVETGIDLDRLIAASRRVQEIVGRMLPGQIVKAGKSDRRYPLPDGVAARLPKAV
- a CDS encoding fused MFS/spermidine synthase, encoding MDPPAVRRTVTARQTPRTLLLLLALASGAASLVYQIVWMRRLVLVFGSTTLATSTVLVAFLGGLALGAWVWGRAADRHATWALAIYGLVEAGIGLYALASPWAFKGIEQLYLTAYPGLESRPGLYVGLQFMLSALVILPPAALMGGTVPLLARGVVGRGEAVQGVGALYGWNTLGAAAGAALATYGLLPTLGLTAAVGAAAAVNLLIGAGALLLDAGRRRAEARDLVAPADGASLRAGAGTPGIGPEAGVEGAPLVLLLLGFGLSGLAAIGYEIVWTRLLGLVMGSSVYAFGTLVVVMLAGLGLGSALYGRLRLDPAGHLVAFGVMELFLGLGGAASLLIAPHLPFLMMRVFPLVRDAFGWQIASHFVLAALIAFLPALLMGATFPAVVGSLGGALARVGRAIGTAYGANTAGTVVGAYLAGFVLVPTVGLRATIIVGVIANLIAGASLLLVALRGRRRWLLQAPALAALAIVVTLPPWPREVFAIGTGFFAPMFATSEGLARGVAQLRLLYYRDGINTTISVDESGGHLVYRSNGKTDASTYPRDMANQIIVGHVPMLLHPGPRDVFVLGLGTGVTAAAVARYPVRRIDIVELEPAGIDAARFFDRQNRGILHDRRVRVIVGDGRNRLLASPDRYDVVISDASDIWVAGVGALFTLEFYQTVRARLNPGGVMVQWMHTNSLAAPEFRLLVATFRAVFPRMEIWSSGLGDVLLVGSIEPVPWVYDRLVRRFNATPGVREEFQSVGIWHPAALFGAFVIGEDRVARLVESMRRLHTDDRPTLEFVTPRSLYVNTIAQLEDLLGRLRGAPFPRIEGFDPDRDMDAEATYLLGFAYASQGRSLLGIGYIERSVQMAPRRAPFWVGLGHRYREVGRRRDAETAYLRAIAVDPRQVEARIALATFALDEGQALRALEVAEAALRLEPANARAKDLVVRARAAVGR